The following DNA comes from Streptomyces globosus.
CGGCGGAAACCCGTTCGACGAGGTCGACCGCCTCGCCTCGCCGAAGGAGGCGGCCCCCGCTTCCGCCGTCGCGCCGGGCGCCGGGCGCACCCCGGGCGGCCAGGCCGCCCGTTCCGCCGCGGACGCCGCAGCAGCCCAGGCCGCCCAGGGCCGCACCCCGGGAGCCCCGACGGCGGCCGCGCCGGCCTCCGAGCGCGCAGAGAAGAGCCGCAAGGCCGCCGCGGCGGCCCCCGCGACCGGCCGCACCCTCGCTGCCGGCGTCCCCTGCACCCTCGACGGCGTGACGGGGCTGTCCCCGGAGCAGTTCGCCGACTTCCTCGCCGACGAGGCCGTCACGGCCGACGGCTGCCTGCGCAGCATCATCTGGACCTGGGACGCCCGCCTGGCCCCGGTCATGTCCGACGCCCATGTCCAGGCCGTCTCCCGGCGCATATCCGCCCTGGCCGCGGCGCACGACGGCAAGAACTCCTCCCACCTGGAGGAGATGTTCACCTACCTGCACGCGGTCGCCTACCACGACTACTCGCGCTCCGAGATCGACGTCACCGACGCGCCGACCGTCGAGGCCATGCGCCGCGCCATCGCCGACTTCGGCGCCGCCGCCCGCACCTTCGACACCACCGCCTCCAACGCCCGCACCCTGCGCGAGGCCCTCTATGCCGGCAGTGCTCCCGGCCTGCGCCACCACCAGCTCGGCCTGATCAAGAAGGTCCTGGCCACGATGGACCCGGGCCACCCGGCCACCCACCACGACCCGCACTGGGCGGGTGCCGCCCTGGCCGCGCTCTCGGTGAACTACCTCGGCGTCTACCCGGGCAACCAGGACGCCGCCTTCCACGCGGCGGTGGCCGCCGACCCGGCCTACCGCGACCTGTTCAAGGCGTTCGCCGGCTACGGCCACCTCAAGGGCACCGCGAACGCCTGGGTCGCCCGCGACGCGCTCGGCGAGTACGGCCGCTTCGGCCAGGTCCCCTCTCTCAAGGACCGGGTCGTGGCCGACCTCGGCGCGCTCCTCCCGACGGCCCGCGCCACCTTCGGCGACGGCAGCGAGCAGTGGGCGAAGGTCGTCTCCTGGCTCAACTTCTACGAGGCGTGCAAGCCGTACGGCGTCTGCAAGGAGGACATCGAGAAGCAGCTCTTCCCGAACACCTTCACCTACGACAACGGCGCCATCAAGGTCCGCACCGCCCTCGACCGGGCCACCGTCGACCAGCTCTACTACGCGAGCAAGCAGGTCAAGGCGCAGTACCACCGGGTGATCGGCACCGAGCAGCCGCTCGCCGGCGACCCGAACAGCACCCTCAACATCGTGCTGTACGCCTCGCGCGCCGACTACGTGAACTACCACCCGATCCTGACCGGGTACGACACGAACAACGGCGGCATCTACATCGAGAACGGCGCCACCTTCTACACCTACCAGCGCCGCGTCCCGCAGGACTCCAGCCTGACCCTGGAAGAGCTCTTCCGCCACGAGTACGTGCACTACCTCAACGGCCGCTTCGCCGTGCACGGCTTCTTCGGCCAGGGCCCCTGGTACGAGGGCGACCGCACCACCGCCATGGACGAGGGCACGGCCGAGTTCTTCGACGGGGCCACCCGCTCCGACGGCATCGCCGTGCGCAAGTCGCTCGTCAAGAGCATCATCAGCGACACGGCGGGCGGCGGCCCCCGCATGAGCGTCGAGCAGATCCTCAACGCGACGTACGACGGCGACGGCTTCCGCTTCTACAGCTACGCCGGCACGTTCTTCGAGTTCCTGTGGACCGAGAAGCCGTCCCTGCTGCGCGAGATGTACACCCACCTGCGCAACAACGACGTGGCGAAGTACGACGCCTGGCGCCACCGCCTCGGCTCGGACAGCTACCTCCAGCGCGACTACGACCGCTTCCTGGACACGCAGATCGCCAAGGTGGACCAGCTCTTCGTCCCCAACACGACCTACACGCCGAACGAGCAGCTGCGCGACTCCGCGCTCGCCTCGGTGAAGTCCTCGTTCGCCGCGGCCACGTACAACACGCCGGACTGCGTCGAGAACGGCGACCCCGGCAAGCGGCGGTTCACCTGCACCGGCCGGATCACCGCGAACCTGAAGAACTGGCGCAGCGACGACCAGAACTTCAAGGACATGTCGGAGACGGTCGACTACTTCATCCTCGACCGGGCCGGCGCGGCGTCCAACAACCTGGCCGACATGAACTGCTCCTTCGGCCCGGTGGAGATCTGGGACAACCGCACGGCCGGCACCTCCCCGTACAGCTGCGAGGGCCCGCTGCGCAGCTGACCCGTGCCGCCGGCGGCCGGCCCTGCACTCCGGGAGACCCCGGAGCGGGGGGAGGGCCGGCCGCCGGACCGTCCCGCTGCTGCACGCTCTGGGCAGCCGCTAAAGAATGTGACATATTACTGCCGTGCCCAAGAGACATCCCCTGGACGTCGTGATCATCGGAGCCGGCGTCGTCGGAGCAGCGTGCGCCTACTACGCCGCACGCGCCGGCCTCCGCGCCGCCGTCGTCGACCGCGGCCCCGTCGCCGGCGGGACGACCGGAGCGGGCGAGGGGAACCTCCTCGTCTCCGACAAGGAGGCCGGCCCCGAGCTCGACCTCGCCCTGCTGTCCGCAGGCCTCTGGCGGGACCTGGCCGCCGCCCTCCCCGAAGAGCTGGAGTACGAGCCCAAGGGCGGGCTCGTCATCGCCCCCGACGAGGCCGCGCTGAAGGCCCTGCGCGCCTTCGCCGAGGGGCAGCGCGCCGCCGGTGTGGAGGCCGTCGAGGCCGACCCGGCCGAGCTGCGCGAACTGGAGCCGCACCTGGCACCCGGCCGGGCGGGCGGCTTCCTCTACCCCCAGGACGCCCAGGTCCAGCCCGCGCAGGCGGCCGCCCGCCTGCTCGCCGCCTCCGGCGCCGAACTCCACCTCGGCGAGGAGGCCGTCGAGGTCGTCACGGCCGGCGGCGCCGTCCGCGGGGTGCGCACCGCGCGACGCGA
Coding sequences within:
- a CDS encoding collagenase, which encodes MSQHRAVRSSLLSTAVAVTLLATAGQAVTVAAETAVPAPAQGAAAAPAAPAPAGARGGNPFDEVDRLASPKEAAPASAVAPGAGRTPGGQAARSAADAAAAQAAQGRTPGAPTAAAPASERAEKSRKAAAAAPATGRTLAAGVPCTLDGVTGLSPEQFADFLADEAVTADGCLRSIIWTWDARLAPVMSDAHVQAVSRRISALAAAHDGKNSSHLEEMFTYLHAVAYHDYSRSEIDVTDAPTVEAMRRAIADFGAAARTFDTTASNARTLREALYAGSAPGLRHHQLGLIKKVLATMDPGHPATHHDPHWAGAALAALSVNYLGVYPGNQDAAFHAAVAADPAYRDLFKAFAGYGHLKGTANAWVARDALGEYGRFGQVPSLKDRVVADLGALLPTARATFGDGSEQWAKVVSWLNFYEACKPYGVCKEDIEKQLFPNTFTYDNGAIKVRTALDRATVDQLYYASKQVKAQYHRVIGTEQPLAGDPNSTLNIVLYASRADYVNYHPILTGYDTNNGGIYIENGATFYTYQRRVPQDSSLTLEELFRHEYVHYLNGRFAVHGFFGQGPWYEGDRTTAMDEGTAEFFDGATRSDGIAVRKSLVKSIISDTAGGGPRMSVEQILNATYDGDGFRFYSYAGTFFEFLWTEKPSLLREMYTHLRNNDVAKYDAWRHRLGSDSYLQRDYDRFLDTQIAKVDQLFVPNTTYTPNEQLRDSALASVKSSFAAATYNTPDCVENGDPGKRRFTCTGRITANLKNWRSDDQNFKDMSETVDYFILDRAGAASNNLADMNCSFGPVEIWDNRTAGTSPYSCEGPLRS